A window from Oreochromis aureus strain Israel breed Guangdong linkage group 16, ZZ_aureus, whole genome shotgun sequence encodes these proteins:
- the atf2 gene encoding cyclic AMP-dependent transcription factor ATF-2 isoform X2, with protein sequence MSDDKPFLCTAPGCGQRFTNEDHLAVHKHKHEMTLKFGPARNDSVIIADQTPTPTRFLKNCEEVGLFNELASPFDHDFKKATEDEIKKLPLDLSPLATPIIRNKIEEPTVIETHRDSPLPHPESTTNDDKDLSLQPASLPTSTIVHPASLQVPNVLLATSDANVVIQQALPSPTSSSVITQVPSTNRPIVPVSGTFPVLLQLPNGQTMPVAIPASITSSSVHIPTTIPLVRPVTVVPNVPGIPGPPSPQPQPAQSEAKLKLKATLSQQLPQVTNGDGGEIQSSAVTHTAAPASPVPTPTPTPAPTAVLTPAPHLPITEAPSPHSLQQPATSTTETPASPVPPAPNPPSTGGRRRRTTSEDPDEKRRKFLERNRAAASRCRQKRKVWVQSLEKKAEDLTSMNARLQTFPFCGDEVIKAD encoded by the exons ATGAGTGATGATAAACCTTTCCTATGTACTGCTCCTGGGTGTGGACAG AGATTCACAAATGAAGACCACTTGGCtgtccacaaacacaaacatgagaTGACCCTGAAGTTTGGCCCTGCTCGGAATGACAGTGTTATCATTGCAG ACCAAACCCCAACACCTACTCGCTTCCTGAAGAACTGCGAGGAGGTCGGGCTCTTCAATGAACTCGCCAGTCCTTTTGACCATGACTTCAAAAAAGCCACTGAAGATGAAATTAAAAAG CTACCCCTGGATTTGTCACCTCTTGCGACACCTATCATACGCAACAAAATTGAGGAGCCCACAGTGATAGAGACACATCGAGATAGCCCTTTGCCTCATCCTGAGTCTACTACAAATGATGACAAG GATTTATCTTTGCAGCCAGCCTCACTGCCAACATCCACTATAGTCCATCCTGCATCCCTCCAAGTTCCCAATGTACTCCTAGCAACCTCAGACGCTAATGTTGTAATACAGCAAGCTCTCCCATCGCCAACATCTAGCTCTGTTATTACCCAAGTCCCATCTACTAATAGGCCTATAGT CCCAGTGTCTGGTACCTTCCCCGTGCTCTTACAGCTGCCTAATGGCCAGACCATGCCAGTTGCTATACCTGCATCTATTACAAGCTCAAGTGTACATATTCCAACTACAATCCCT CTTGTCAGACCTGTCACCGTAGTGCCTAACGTCCCCGGAATCCCAGGACCTCCCTCGCCACAGCCTCAGCCGGCCCAGTCAGAAGCAAAGCTG AAATTGAAAGCCACATTAAGCCAGCAGCTTCCTCAGGTAACCAATGGAGATGGAGGTGAAATCCAAAGCAGCGCTGTAACACACACTGCTGCCCCTGCGTCTCCTGTTCCCACTCCAACCCCAACTCCAGCCCCGACCGCGGTCCTTACTCCAGCTCCTCACCTGCCCATAACCGAAGCACCCTCTCCACATTCTCTGCAGCAGCCAGCCACCTCCACTACAGAGACACCT GCTTCCCCGGTGCCCCCTGCACCAAACCCACCAAGCACAGGGGGGCGGCGGCGCAGAACAACGAGCGAAGACCCCGACGAGAAGCGGCGCAAATTCCTGGAGCGTAACAGGGCCGCAGCTTCTCGCTGTAGGCAGAAGAGGAAGGTGTGGGTCCAGTCTCTCGAGAAGAAAGCTGAGGACCTCACCTCCATGAACGCACGCCTACAG ACTTTTCCCTTCTGCGGTGATGAAGTCATTAAAGCCGATTAA
- the atp5mc3a gene encoding ATP synthase membrane subunit c locus 3a gives MYACAKFVSTPAVVRAGSRVLYRPLSASVLSRPDVKSESSVALLPQSPLSQATLRGFQTSAISRDIDTAAKFIGAGAATVGVAGSGAGIGTVFGSLIIGYARNPSLKQQLFSYAILGFALSEAMGLFCLMVAFLILFAM, from the exons ATGTACGCCTGCGCTAAGTTCGTCTCCacgccggctgtg GTCCGTGCTGGTTCCCGGGTTCTTTACCGACCTCTgtctgcctctgtgctgtccaGGCCTGATGTCAAATCAGAG AGCAGCGTTGCTCTGCTGCCCCAGAGCCCCCTGAGCCAGGCTACACTGAGAGGCTTCCAGACCAGCGCTATCAGCAGGGACATTGACACTGCCGCCAAGTTCATTGGTGCCGGAGCCGCCACAGTCGGAGTAGCTGGATCTGGTGCTGGAATTGGGACAGTGTTTGGTAGTCTCATCATTGGCTATGCTag GAACCCATCTCTGAAGCAGCAGCTGTTTTCATACGCTATCCTGGGATTCGCCCTGTCTGAAGCCATGGGACTGTTCTGTTTGATGGTGGCTTTCCTTATCCTGTTCGCTATGTAA